One genomic window of Psychrobacillus sp. INOP01 includes the following:
- a CDS encoding S16 family serine protease, which yields MISSYVPPEELIKNSGIFLLPVYSIELKQEEVLDEQAFRDSNSHLIIFDIKQATNLHRYAGKTSIIFKLIGINLEEDYFHQMSVNVKSYLNTSNPAIDEFLSRSNSGGNSAGLALVLSSIIEQEKLKNNMPIGVTGAISKSGKVKKVISIKEKILSANKIGLSYIILPIGNLEEGNDVVKSFNLTIEVIGVRNVDDAIQ from the coding sequence TTGATTTCTTCATATGTTCCACCAGAAGAACTAATAAAAAACTCTGGAATTTTCCTATTGCCTGTATATTCAATTGAGTTAAAACAGGAAGAGGTTTTAGATGAACAAGCCTTTCGAGATTCGAATAGTCACTTAATAATTTTTGATATAAAACAAGCCACTAATTTGCATCGCTATGCTGGTAAAACGTCAATAATCTTTAAATTGATTGGAATCAATCTGGAGGAAGATTATTTTCATCAGATGTCAGTGAATGTAAAGTCGTATTTAAATACAAGTAATCCTGCAATAGATGAGTTTCTTTCTAGAAGTAATTCAGGTGGGAACAGTGCAGGATTAGCACTCGTTTTATCTAGTATAATAGAACAAGAAAAATTAAAAAATAATATGCCAATCGGTGTGACTGGGGCTATTAGTAAATCAGGAAAGGTAAAAAAGGTTATCTCTATAAAAGAAAAAATTCTAAGTGCAAATAAAATTGGACTCTCATATATAATTCTCCCAATTGGAAATCTGGAGGAGGGCAATGATGTGGTGAAATCGTTTAATCTAACAATAGA